Within Actinomycetes bacterium, the genomic segment GGGGCCGGTCACCTTGCCGGTGCCCTTGACGACGTCGACCTTCAGCTTCTTCAGGTGCCCCTCGAGCCCCTTGAAGTTCTTGGTCACGATGTCGTCGCGGTTGGCCACGGTGGCCGAGTAGTCGATCGACTCGATCGTGGTCTTGACCCCCCAGCGCTCGGCCGCCTCGTGCACCCCGTCCACCAGCTCGGCGGCGTGCAGCAGCGCCTTGGTGGGGATGCAACCCCAGTGCAGGCAGGTCCCCCCCACCTTGTCCTTTTCCACCAGCGCGACCGACAGCCCGAGGCTCCCAGCACGAAGCGCCGCCGAGTACCCCCCCGTGCCGCCACCCAGGATCACCAGGTCATAGGAGTTCGAGGCCACCTTGTCGCTCCTTCGGATCGGCGTGATCGGGCTCCCCCTGCGGCAGTTTAGCGGTGCCCGGCATGAGGCGGCCAAAGCCCCTTGCCCGGTTAAACCGCAGGTAAAACAGGGGGGAACCAGCCTCGCGCCGAGGGCCCGACCCCCGTGGTCGGCGCTGGCGCCCTAGGGTACGCTCAGGTATCCGCCCGTCGGTCTGGCCTCCGGGCCGGCCGCGGCGCACAGCGCCAGCCAGAAGCCAGAAGGAGGAGTGCCTCGTGGAGATCTCGGCGATCATGACCACGGACCTCGCCACGGTCGGTCCCGAGTACAACGTGGCCGACGTCGCGAGCGTCATGGACGCCAGGGGGATCGGGTCGGTCATCGTCCTCGAGGACGACCGGGTGCTCGGCATCCTCACCGAGCGCGACATCCTCAAGGTCATCGGCGGCGGCGAGGACCCCAAGAACGTCGCCGCCCATGAAGCGTTGACCGACGACCTCATCACCATCCGGCCTGAGGCGACCGTCGAGGAGGCGGCCAGGGAGATGGTCAACGCCAAGGTGCGCCACCTGCCGGTCATCTCCGACGAGGGCCTGATCGGCATGGTCTCAATGCGCGACCTGGTGCGCTGGAGCATCCACGACATGTCCGAGGCGGCCACCGAGCTGCCCCACATCCAGCTCTCCCGCCAGGTGCTGTCGCTCGTGCACCCCACCGAGGACCCGGAACGGACGTGAGCTTCCTCGACAACTTCCGCATCCGGCGCACCAGGGGCCGCAAGGTCGCCGCAATGGACCGGGAGGCAACCTCCGACGACCTGGACGCGCTGCGAGAGTTCGCCCGCACCCGGGTCGGGGTCGAGTTCTACGTCGAGCCCGAGACCATGGTCACCGACACCACCGCCGTAGCGGTGGCCGCCGACGGCGAGTGGACCCGGCGCCGGGTCGGCTCGCCCAAGGTCATCCGGCGGGTCGCCCACGACCTCCAGCTCCCCGTCTACGACGTCCAGATCGTCGGCTACCCCGAGCGCATGCGCGCCTACAACGCCCGCCTCAAGGCAAGCGGCGACCAGCGGCTGCTGCGCGAGGGCGGCGGCCCGCCGGTGCGCACCTCCCGGCCCCCGAGCCGCACGCCGCACCCGCCCCGCGCGCCCGAGCCGCCCGCCCCACCAGCCGGCGACGAGCCCGGTTCGGGAGCGCCGGCGTGAGCCCGGCGGGCGCACCAGGAGCCTCGCGTGGGCGGGGGCTGCGCCCGTGAGCCCGGCGGGCGCAGCGGGAGCCTCGCGCGGGTGGGGGGCTGCGCCCGTGAGCCCGGCGGATGTGGCGGGAGCCTCGCGTGGGCGGGGGCTGCGCCGATGAGCGGCGAGCTGCGGCGGTCGCCGCTGGACGACCGGCACCGGCGCCTGGGCGCCAAGATGGGCGCGTTCGCGGGCTGGGACATGCCCATCGAGTACCAGGGCACGCTCGCCGAGCACCGGGCGGTGCGCGAGGCGGTCGGCGTCTTCGACCTCTCCCACCTCGGCAAGGTCGAGGTGCGCGGCCCGGGCGCGCACGACGCCCTCCAGCACGCCCTGTCCAACGACCTCGACCGGCTGAAGGAGCCGGGCGCGGCCCAGTACACCCTCTGCCTGAGCGACCAGGGCACCATCGTCGACGACCTCATCGCCTACCGCGAGGCCGACGGCTACCTGCTCGTCCCCAACGCGGCCAACTGGCCGGCAGTGGCCGACCTGGTCCGCGCCTCGGCGCCGCCGGGCACCGAGGTCACCCCCCGACCGGACGTCGCGGTGCTCGCGGTCCAGGGCCCGCTCGCCCCCCAGCTGGTCTCGGGGCTGTTCCCGGAGGCAGCCGACCTGGCCTACATGCACCTCGTCCCGGTCTCCTTCGCCGGCATGCCGGGCCGGCTCTGCCGCACCGGCTACACCGGCGAGCGCGGGTTCGAGCTACTGGTGCCCGGGGAGGTGGCCGGCCGGCTCTGGGACGACCTGCTCGAGCGGGGCGCGTCCCTGGGCGCGGTCCCGGTCGGCCTCGGCGCCCGGGACACCCTCCGGCTCGAGATGGGCTACCCGCTGCACGGCAACGACATCTCGACCGACACCGACCCGGTCGCGGCCCGCCTCGGCTGGGCCGTGGCCATGGACAAGGGCGACTTCCGGGGCCGCGACGCGCTGGTGGCCCGCAAGGCCGCCGGGCCCGAGCGGGTACGCGTGGGGCTGGTCGCAACCGACCGGATGATCCCGCGGCACGGCATGGCCGTGCTCGACGACGAGCGGCCGGTGGGGGAGGTCACCAGCGGCACGTTCTCGCCCACCCGCAAGCACGGCATCGCCATGGCCTACGTGCTGCCTGAGGTGGCCGGCCAGGGCACCGAGCTGCAGGTCGACGTACGCGGCCGGCGCCGGGGCGCCGTGCGGGTCACCCGGCCGCCGTTCGTGGACGCCTCCCCCACGTGACATTCCCTCCCGCCCGAACTGAAGGCGGGAGATCGTTGCACCGGAGCCCGGGCCGCCGCGTCTGCGCCGGGCCGGGCTGCCGCATCTACGACAGGCCGCGCACGACCCGAGGTGCCGGCTACGGCACCTCGGTGGTGGCCTCCGGGTCGATCTCGAAGCGCTTGATGGCCTTGGCCACGGTCTCGCGCTCCACCCTGCCGGACAGGGCGAGCTCGTACAGGACGGCCACCGCGATGTTCTCGGGGTCGATGCGGAAGTGCCGGCGCAGGGCCGGACGGGTGTCGGAGCGGCCGAACCCGTCGGTCCCGAGGATCGCGTAGGGGCCGGGCACCCAGCGGGAGATCTGGTCGGGGACCGCCTTCATCCAGTCGGTGACCGCGACGATCGGTCCCTCCTCGTCCTCGAAGGTCCTGGTCACCAGCGGGACCCGCGGCTCCTCGGTGGGGTGCAGGCGGCTCCACTGCTCGCAGGCGAGCGCCTCGGAGCGCAGCCGCTGCCAGCCGGGCGCGCTCCACACGTCGGCGGCCACGTCGAACTCGCTGGCCAACAGCTCCTGGGCCTTCAAGGCCAGCGGCATGGCGCTGCCGCTGGCCGCGACGTGGGCGCGGCTGGCGTGCTCGCCGTCGGCCGGCGCGTAGCGGTACAGGCCCTGCAGGATCAGGTCCTCGTCCAGGCCCTCGGGCATGGGCGGCTGCACGAACGGCTCGTTGTAGACGGTGAGGTAGTAGAAGACGTCCTCAGGCTTGTCACCGTACATCCGGCGCAGGGCGTCCTCGACGATCACCGGGATCTCGAACGCGAACGACGGGTCGTAGGCCACGCAGGCCGGGTTGGTGGTGGCGATCAGCAGGGAGTGGCCGTCCTGGTGCTGCAGGCCCTCGCCGTTCAGGGTGGTGCGGCCGGCCGTCGCCCCGATCAGGAAGCCGCGGCAGCGCTGGTCGGCCGCGCTCCATATCTCGTCGCCGGTCCGCTGGAACCCGAACATGGAGTAGAAGATGTACAGCGGGATCATCGGCTCGCCGAAGGTGGCGTAGCTCGACCCGGCCGCGTGGAACGAGCCCATCGCGCCCGCCTCGGTGATGCCCTCGTGCAGGATCTGGCCCTTGCGGTCCTCCTTGTAGGACAGGACCAGGTCCCGGTCGACCGCGTCGTAGTTCATCCCCAGCGGCGAGTAGATCTTCAGGCTGGGGAAGAGCGCGTCCAGGCCGAACGTGCGCGCCTCGTCGGGGATGATCGGCACCATCCGCCTGCCCACGTCCCGGTTGCGGAGCAGGTCCTTGACCTGGCGCACCAGCGCCATCGTGGTGGCCACCTCCTGCTTGCCCGAGCCCTTCTTGAGCTGGGCGTACAGGTCTTTTCCGGGCAGGGCGAGCGGCCGCTCGCGCACCACCCTGCGCGGCACGGACCCGCCGAGCGCCTTGCGCCGCTCCATCAGGTAGCGGTACAGCTCGTCGTCCTCGGGCGGCCGGTAGTAGGGCGGGTAGCCCTTCTCGATCTGCTCGTCGGGCACGGGTATGCCCAGGCGGTCCCGGAACGTCTTGAGGGTGCCCCGGACGAACTTCTTCATCTGGTGGGTGGCGTTGCGGGCCTCGAACTCCCGTCCCAGCCCGCGTCCCTTGATGGTGTGGGCGAGCACCACGGTGGGCCGGCCCTTGGTCTCGGCCGCGGCCTTGAACGCGGCGTACACCTTGCGAAGGTCGTGGCCGCCGCGGTCGAGTGCCAGGTGGACGATCTCCTCGTCGCTCAACCCCTCGACCAGCTTGCGCAGCTCCTCGGAGTCGAACAGGTGCTCGCGGATGTAGGCGGCGTCCTCGGTGGCCAGGGTCTGGAACTGCCCGTCCGGGGTGGTGTTGAGCTTGCGGACCAGCGCGCCGGTGGTGTCCCTGGCCAGTAGGGCGTCCCAGGAGCGGCCCCAGACGACCTTGACGACGTCCCAGCCGGCACCGCTGAACAGCGACTCGAGCTCCTGGATGATCTTGCCGTTGCCCCGCACGGGGCCGTCGAGGCGCTGCAGGTTGCAGTTGATGACGAAGGTGAGGTTGTCGAGCTGCTCGCGGGTGGCGACCGTGAGCGCGCCCTGCGCCTCGGGCTCGTCCATCTCGCCGTCGCCGACGAACGTCCAGACGTGGGAGTCGGAGGTGTCGACGATCTCCCGGTTGGCCAGGTACTTGTTGAAGCGGGCCTGGTAGATCGCGTTGAGCGGGCCGAGCCCCATCGAGACCGTGGGGAACTCCCAGAAGTCAGGCATGAGCCGCGGGTGGGGGTAGGACGGCAGCCCGCCCGGCTTGCTCTCCTGCCGGAAGGCGTCGAGCTGCTCCTCGCTCAGCCGGCCTTCGACGTACGCCCGCGCGTACACCCCGGGGGAGGAGTGGCCCTGGAAGTAGATCTGGTCGCCGTGGCCGGAGTCCTTGCCCCTGAAGAAGTAGTTGAAGCCCGTCTCGTACAGCTCGGCGGCTGACGCGTACGAGGCCATGTGCCCGCCCACGCCGATCTCGGGCCGGTTGGCTCGGGAGACGATCGCGGCCGCGTTCCAGCGCACGATCGACAGCAGGCGCCGCTCGAGTCCCTCGTCACCGGGGTACTCGGGCTCGGCGTCGGCCGGGATGGTGTTGACGAAGTCGGTCGACGGCGGCGCCGGCAGCTCGATCTCGAGGTCCTCGGCCTGCTCGAGCACCTTGCGGAGCAGGAAGCGTGCCCGCTCGGGTCCTTCCTTCTCGACCACGGCGGCCAGCGAGTCGATCCACTCGCTGGTCTCCTCCGGATCGGGGTCGGGCAGCTGGTCCAGCATCCGACCACGGGTGACGTTCTTGTCGTCGCTCACCGTTCGCTCCCGGCGCTCGGGTTCTCGCTCTCACCGTTTACCTTAGTAGCTGCCGCGCATGCGCGGCGACGGGAACCGGACGAACCCGCGGGGCGAGCCCGCTCGACATCCCTCGGACCCCCCGCCACCGGCGCCGGCCGCCACCGGCCCCGGCGCCGGCCGCCACCGGCCCCGGCCGCCACCCGGCCGCCCAGCGCCTGGCGCACCAGTGTCGCCGCCACCGGCCCCCCGACCCGAGCCGTCGGAGCCGTGCCCGCCGCTTCAGGCGTGCGGGGCCGGCTCGACGGCGTGCCGGTCCGGGCTCGGTTGCCCGGCGACCTGGGCGAGCATCACCCCGGCGACGACCAGGGCGCCGCCGGCGAGCTGCACGGCCGTGAGCTGCTGGCCGAGCAGGAGCCAGGCCAGGGCGGCCGCGAACACCGGTTCCGAGCTGGCCGCGATGCCCGCGGTGGCGGCCGGGATGACCCGGACCGCGCCGACCGCGAGGAAGAACGGGACCAGGGTGCCCACGATGCCCACGCCCAGCACGGCCAGGGCGGTCTGCGGGTCGGTGAGCCGGTCGAACGGGAACGACCACCAGGGCTCGGCAACGCTCCACACGGCCACGGCGGCCACGAAGCCCCACAGCAGCACGGTGGCCGGGGACGCGCCGCGGCGCCCGGCCTGCTCGGCGGTGAGCAGGTAGGCGGCGAACAGCACCGCCGAGGCGAGCCCGGCGGCCAGGCCGGGCCCGTCCAGGGCGGCCAGGCCGTCCATGGCCCGGCTGACCAGGACCGCCCCGGCCAGGGTGAGCGTGCCCGCGACCCAGGCCAGGCGGCCGGGCGCGCGCCGGGCGACCAGGGCGCTGAACCCGAGCAGCATCACCGGCCCGGTGTACTGCAGGGCGATTGCCACCCCGACGGCGAGGTGGTCGATGGCGACGTAGTAGGCGAAGTTGACGGCCGCGATGCAGCCTCCGAACCCGACCAGCAGCGGCAGGCTGGAGCGGGGCGGGCGCAGCAGGGCGGGCCGCCGCCAGGCGAGCAGGGGGGCGAGCACCAGCAGGGCGACCGTGACCCGGGCCTGGGCCATCCGGGCGGGCGGTACGCCGTGCTCGAACGCGTGCTTGGCGAACACCGCGGCCAGGCCCCAGCAGAAGGCGGCGGCCACCACGCGCAGGAGCGCGCCGAGTGTGGCGGGGGTTCTGGTCAGGACGGGCACCCGCCCAGGGTAGCCGCAGGCCACGAGCCATCGGCGTTGCTCGGGTTGCTTCGCGGTGTTCGACGAATTTCGCCGGTACCAGCCGGTACCACAGGTTGAGTGGGAGTCAACCTCTTGTCCGTGTTCCGCCGCAGCGATAGGGTGGCCGGCGTGCCCAGCCGCGGAGGGAGCCCGATGCAGGGAGCCGAGCAGGTCGCGCGCGGCCCCCCGGCCGCGACCAGCCAGCCAGTAGTCCCCGTGCACCCGGACCTCGTGCACGCACCCACGCGGAGGGAGCAGTCATGGCGGACAGCAACAGGGGTGTCGTCTATACCGGACCGGGCAGCGTCGAGGTGCAGGATCTCGACTACCCCAAGCTCGAGCTGCCCGAGCAGAACAACCGGCCGTTGCAGCATGGCGTGATCCTCAAGACCGTCGCCACCAACATCTGCGGCTCCGACCAGCACATGGTGCGCGGCCGCACCACCGCGCCGAAGGGCCAGACCCTCGGCCACGAGATCACCGGCGAGGTCGTCGAGCTCGGCCGCGACGTCGAGTTCATCAAGCAGGGCGACCTGTGTAGCGTGCCGTTCAACATCGCCTGCGGCCGCTGCCGCAACTGCAAGGAGCGCAACACCGGCGTCTGCGAGAACGTCAACCCGGCCCGGGCCGGCGCCGCCTACGGCTACGTCGACATGGGCGGCTGGATGGGCGGCCAGGCCAGGTACGTGACCGTCCCCTACGCCGACTGGAACCTCCTCAAGTTTCCCGACCGCGACCAGGCCCTGGAGAAGATCCGCGACCTGGCCATGCTGAGCGACATCTTCCCGACCGGCTACCACGGCGCCTGGACCGCCGGGGTGACCACCGGCTCCACCGTCTACATCGCCGGCGCCGGCCCGGTCGGGCTCGCCTGCGCGACCTCCGCCCACCTCCTCGGGGCCGCGGTGGTCATCGTCGGCGACGTGAATGCCGAGCGGCTGCGGCAGGCCGCGTCGTTCGGCTGCGAGACGGTCGACCTGTCCCAGACCGACGACCTGCGTGGCGCCCTCCAGCAGATCGTGGGCGGCGACGGCGAGGTCGACGCGGCGGTCGACTGCGTCGGGTTCGAGGCGCGCGGGCACGGCAGGGAGGGCTCCCAAGGCGAGGCCCCGGCGACCGTGCTCAACTCGATCATGGACATCACCCGGGCGGCCGGCAGGCTGGGCATCCCCGGCCTGTACGTCACCGGCGACCCCGGCGCGGTCGACGAGCCTGCCAAGGTCGGCTCGCTGTCGATCCGCATCGGCCTGGGCTGGGCCAAGTCCCACGCGTTCCAGACCGGCCAGTGCCCGGTGATGAAGTACAACCGCCAGCTCATGATGGCGATCCTGCACGACAAGGTGCAGATCGCCAAGAACGTCAACGCGGCCGTGATCCCGCTCGACGAGGCCCCCCAGGGGTACCAGGAGTTCGACAAGGGCGCGGCCAAGAAGTACATCATCGACCCCCACGGCATGGTGGCCTGAC encodes:
- a CDS encoding EamA family transporter — its product is MACGYPGRVPVLTRTPATLGALLRVVAAAFCWGLAAVFAKHAFEHGVPPARMAQARVTVALLVLAPLLAWRRPALLRPPRSSLPLLVGFGGCIAAVNFAYYVAIDHLAVGVAIALQYTGPVMLLGFSALVARRAPGRLAWVAGTLTLAGAVLVSRAMDGLAALDGPGLAAGLASAVLFAAYLLTAEQAGRRGASPATVLLWGFVAAVAVWSVAEPWWSFPFDRLTDPQTALAVLGVGIVGTLVPFFLAVGAVRVIPAATAGIAASSEPVFAAALAWLLLGQQLTAVQLAGGALVVAGVMLAQVAGQPSPDRHAVEPAPHA
- the fdhA gene encoding formaldehyde dehydrogenase, glutathione-independent; protein product: MADSNRGVVYTGPGSVEVQDLDYPKLELPEQNNRPLQHGVILKTVATNICGSDQHMVRGRTTAPKGQTLGHEITGEVVELGRDVEFIKQGDLCSVPFNIACGRCRNCKERNTGVCENVNPARAGAAYGYVDMGGWMGGQARYVTVPYADWNLLKFPDRDQALEKIRDLAMLSDIFPTGYHGAWTAGVTTGSTVYIAGAGPVGLACATSAHLLGAAVVIVGDVNAERLRQAASFGCETVDLSQTDDLRGALQQIVGGDGEVDAAVDCVGFEARGHGREGSQGEAPATVLNSIMDITRAAGRLGIPGLYVTGDPGAVDEPAKVGSLSIRIGLGWAKSHAFQTGQCPVMKYNRQLMMAILHDKVQIAKNVNAAVIPLDEAPQGYQEFDKGAAKKYIIDPHGMVA
- the aceE gene encoding pyruvate dehydrogenase (acetyl-transferring), homodimeric type; the protein is MLDQLPDPDPEETSEWIDSLAAVVEKEGPERARFLLRKVLEQAEDLEIELPAPPSTDFVNTIPADAEPEYPGDEGLERRLLSIVRWNAAAIVSRANRPEIGVGGHMASYASAAELYETGFNYFFRGKDSGHGDQIYFQGHSSPGVYARAYVEGRLSEEQLDAFRQESKPGGLPSYPHPRLMPDFWEFPTVSMGLGPLNAIYQARFNKYLANREIVDTSDSHVWTFVGDGEMDEPEAQGALTVATREQLDNLTFVINCNLQRLDGPVRGNGKIIQELESLFSGAGWDVVKVVWGRSWDALLARDTTGALVRKLNTTPDGQFQTLATEDAAYIREHLFDSEELRKLVEGLSDEEIVHLALDRGGHDLRKVYAAFKAAAETKGRPTVVLAHTIKGRGLGREFEARNATHQMKKFVRGTLKTFRDRLGIPVPDEQIEKGYPPYYRPPEDDELYRYLMERRKALGGSVPRRVVRERPLALPGKDLYAQLKKGSGKQEVATTMALVRQVKDLLRNRDVGRRMVPIIPDEARTFGLDALFPSLKIYSPLGMNYDAVDRDLVLSYKEDRKGQILHEGITEAGAMGSFHAAGSSYATFGEPMIPLYIFYSMFGFQRTGDEIWSAADQRCRGFLIGATAGRTTLNGEGLQHQDGHSLLIATTNPACVAYDPSFAFEIPVIVEDALRRMYGDKPEDVFYYLTVYNEPFVQPPMPEGLDEDLILQGLYRYAPADGEHASRAHVAASGSAMPLALKAQELLASEFDVAADVWSAPGWQRLRSEALACEQWSRLHPTEEPRVPLVTRTFEDEEGPIVAVTDWMKAVPDQISRWVPGPYAILGTDGFGRSDTRPALRRHFRIDPENIAVAVLYELALSGRVERETVAKAIKRFEIDPEATTEVP
- a CDS encoding CBS domain-containing protein; protein product: MEISAIMTTDLATVGPEYNVADVASVMDARGIGSVIVLEDDRVLGILTERDILKVIGGGEDPKNVAAHEALTDDLITIRPEATVEEAAREMVNAKVRHLPVISDEGLIGMVSMRDLVRWSIHDMSEAATELPHIQLSRQVLSLVHPTEDPERT
- the gcvT gene encoding glycine cleavage system aminomethyltransferase GcvT — translated: MSGELRRSPLDDRHRRLGAKMGAFAGWDMPIEYQGTLAEHRAVREAVGVFDLSHLGKVEVRGPGAHDALQHALSNDLDRLKEPGAAQYTLCLSDQGTIVDDLIAYREADGYLLVPNAANWPAVADLVRASAPPGTEVTPRPDVAVLAVQGPLAPQLVSGLFPEAADLAYMHLVPVSFAGMPGRLCRTGYTGERGFELLVPGEVAGRLWDDLLERGASLGAVPVGLGARDTLRLEMGYPLHGNDISTDTDPVAARLGWAVAMDKGDFRGRDALVARKAAGPERVRVGLVATDRMIPRHGMAVLDDERPVGEVTSGTFSPTRKHGIAMAYVLPEVAGQGTELQVDVRGRRRGAVRVTRPPFVDASPT